A region of Nitrospinota bacterium DNA encodes the following proteins:
- the aroA gene encoding 3-phosphoshikimate 1-carboxyvinyltransferase codes for MKFLVGPSARLAGEVLIPASKSHTIRALFFAALADGVSIIKNPLDSADGRSAREAVRVLGARVEEREDSWLVQGLGGKINAPKEPVDVGNSGTTARFALSMASLGTERITITGDEQTRSRPMGSLLDALKNLGAETSGSNGKLPATVRGPLAGGFTTVDGTTSQYLSSLLVHAPLAPQDTVISLSHLNEKPYVDMTLRWLDRFGIKYTRQGYERFEIKGGQRYTAFDEQIPGDFSSATFFACMGAMPGNEITLLGLDMADSQGDKAVFDYIKQMGAEVVFHIDGRITVRGAKLNGAKLDLNSTPDALPAMAALAAVADGVTILGNVPQARIKETDRIAVMAQELGKMGIKCEETHDSLIVHGGAPRGANVTSHGDHRVVMSLAFLASRATGITTVDRAEAADITFPNFARLYNAVGGNLAEE; via the coding sequence ATGAAGTTTTTAGTAGGGCCCTCGGCGCGGCTGGCTGGGGAAGTGTTGATACCCGCGTCCAAATCGCACACCATCCGGGCGTTGTTCTTCGCGGCGCTGGCGGATGGTGTATCCATCATAAAAAACCCGCTGGATTCGGCTGATGGGCGCTCGGCCCGGGAGGCTGTAAGGGTTTTAGGAGCCCGGGTTGAGGAGAGAGAGGATTCCTGGCTTGTCCAGGGGCTGGGGGGGAAGATAAACGCCCCTAAAGAGCCGGTGGATGTGGGCAACTCCGGCACCACTGCGCGGTTCGCCCTTTCCATGGCCTCGCTGGGGACTGAACGTATAACCATCACCGGAGACGAGCAGACCCGGTCGCGCCCCATGGGGTCGCTTCTTGATGCTTTAAAGAACCTGGGGGCGGAGACTTCCGGCTCCAACGGGAAGCTTCCAGCCACAGTACGGGGCCCGTTGGCCGGAGGATTCACCACCGTGGACGGGACCACATCGCAATACCTGTCCAGCCTGCTTGTCCACGCGCCTCTTGCTCCGCAGGACACGGTTATTTCATTGTCCCACTTGAACGAAAAACCCTATGTGGACATGACCCTCCGCTGGCTGGACCGGTTCGGGATAAAGTACACCCGCCAAGGCTACGAGCGGTTCGAGATTAAAGGAGGCCAGCGTTACACCGCTTTTGACGAACAGATCCCGGGGGATTTTTCTTCCGCCACTTTTTTCGCCTGCATGGGCGCCATGCCCGGCAACGAGATAACCCTGCTGGGGCTGGACATGGCCGACTCGCAGGGGGATAAGGCTGTCTTCGATTATATAAAACAGATGGGCGCCGAAGTGGTTTTTCATATAGACGGCAGGATTACCGTTCGCGGGGCCAAGCTTAATGGCGCCAAGCTTGATCTAAATTCCACGCCGGACGCTTTGCCCGCAATGGCCGCGCTGGCGGCGGTGGCGGATGGGGTCACCATCCTGGGCAACGTGCCCCAGGCGCGGATAAAGGAGACCGACCGGATAGCGGTGATGGCCCAGGAGCTGGGGAAAATGGGCATTAAGTGCGAAGAAACCCATGATTCTTTGATCGTCCACGGGGGCGCGCCCAGAGGGGCCAATGTTACAAGCCATGGAGACCACCGGGTGGTGATGAGCCTCGCTTTTTTAGCCAGCCGGGCTACTGGAATAACAACTGTCGATAGGGCCGAGGCGGCGGACATTACCTTCCCCAATTTCGCCAGATTATACAATGCGGTTGGTGGAAACCTTGCTGAGGAATAA
- the surE gene encoding 5'/3'-nucleotidase SurE yields the protein MEILLTNDDGINAKGIEAMREALSALGKVTVVAPETEMSAVGHAITLVDPLRVRHVQRDGEFFGIAVNGTPADCVKIAVRAILPKRPDIVVSGINQGANVATNIIYSGTVSAATEGMILGIPSVAVSLASFTSRDFSGAKHYGLRIVERVAREGLPEGTLLNVNVPPSDMDKIRGVKVCRMGSSKFSEVFERRVDPRQNDYYWQGGAMGLDKADDDADITYLNDGYVTVTPIHFDLTNHQFMDKIIRWEF from the coding sequence GTGGAAATACTTCTGACCAATGACGACGGCATAAACGCCAAAGGGATCGAGGCCATGCGCGAAGCCCTTTCGGCGCTGGGGAAAGTGACTGTGGTGGCCCCGGAGACTGAGATGAGCGCCGTGGGGCACGCCATTACCCTGGTGGACCCGTTACGGGTGCGACACGTCCAGCGGGACGGGGAGTTTTTCGGAATAGCGGTAAACGGCACCCCCGCCGACTGCGTGAAGATAGCCGTGCGCGCCATACTGCCAAAACGGCCGGACATCGTGGTGTCCGGCATTAACCAGGGCGCCAACGTGGCCACCAATATCATTTATTCCGGCACCGTATCCGCCGCCACCGAGGGGATGATACTGGGAATCCCTTCCGTAGCCGTGTCGCTGGCGTCATTCACCTCACGGGATTTCTCCGGAGCCAAGCATTACGGGCTTAGAATTGTTGAGCGTGTGGCCAGAGAGGGGCTACCGGAAGGCACACTTCTGAATGTAAACGTCCCCCCATCGGATATGGATAAGATCAGGGGGGTCAAAGTTTGCAGGATGGGGTCTTCCAAGTTCAGCGAGGTTTTCGAGCGGAGGGTGGATCCCCGGCAGAACGACTATTACTGGCAAGGCGGAGCCATGGGGCTGGACAAGGCCGACGATGACGCGGATATCACTTATCTAAACGATGGGTACGTAACGGTCACCCCCATCCATTTCGACCTTACGAACCATCAGTTCATGGATAAAATAATCCGCTGGGAATTTTAG
- a CDS encoding ATP-dependent metallopeptidase FtsH/Yme1/Tma family protein: protein MNQFYKNLALWLVVGLVMLALYNIFNQPHTTIKELSFTEFMDSVDHGQVADITIQGDMGRGKFSDGKLFQVYLMNYPELFKELRAANVKVTARPAESTPWYMSVLISWFPMVLLIAIWIFFMRQMQNGGSRALSFGKSKARMITDSSKKATFKDVAGIEEAKEDLQEIIDFLKDPRKFQKLGGKIPKGVLLMGPPGTGKTLLARAIAGEANVPFFSISGSDFVEMFVGVGASRVRDLFEQAKKSAPCIIFVDEIDAVGRHRGAGLGGGHDEREQTLNQLLVEMDGFEGNEGAIVIAATNRPDVLDPALLRPGRFDRQVVVPRPDVGGREAILKVHVSKIPMDNDVDVKVLARGTPGFTGADLQNLCNEAALLAARVDADKVSMRHFETAKDKVMMGAERRSMIISEKEKKNTAVHEAGHALVALMLPGTDPIHKVSIIPRGRALGVTQQLPVDEKHTHPRNYLTSRLAILMGGRAAEETVLDQFTTGASNDIEQATNLARKMVCEWGMSEKLGPVAFGQREEQIFLGREIAQHRDFSEHTAIEIDDEVRGFVTHAYEIAKGLLIEHRDILNTITDALLEVEVVDGAEIAEMVRKGLAAKGIEMPAPQQPSGGDGRPRHVVATAPADVAPAAPPA, encoded by the coding sequence TTGAACCAGTTCTATAAAAATCTTGCCCTCTGGCTGGTGGTGGGGCTTGTGATGCTGGCCTTGTACAACATTTTTAATCAGCCACACACCACGATAAAAGAACTTTCATTCACCGAGTTCATGGATTCGGTGGATCACGGCCAGGTGGCGGACATAACAATCCAGGGCGACATGGGCCGGGGCAAGTTTTCCGACGGGAAACTGTTCCAGGTTTATCTGATGAACTATCCGGAGCTGTTCAAGGAGCTTCGCGCCGCCAACGTGAAGGTTACGGCCAGGCCGGCCGAGTCCACTCCGTGGTACATGAGCGTGCTCATATCGTGGTTCCCGATGGTTTTGCTTATCGCCATATGGATATTCTTCATGCGGCAGATGCAAAACGGCGGCTCCAGGGCGCTCTCCTTCGGGAAAAGCAAGGCCCGGATGATAACAGACAGCTCCAAGAAGGCCACGTTTAAAGACGTGGCTGGCATAGAGGAAGCCAAGGAAGACCTGCAGGAGATAATCGACTTCCTGAAAGACCCTCGCAAGTTCCAGAAGCTGGGCGGGAAAATCCCCAAGGGCGTCCTGCTGATGGGGCCCCCGGGCACCGGCAAGACCCTGTTGGCCCGGGCCATCGCTGGCGAGGCCAATGTGCCGTTCTTCTCCATATCCGGCTCGGATTTCGTGGAGATGTTCGTGGGCGTGGGAGCCTCCCGGGTGAGGGACTTGTTCGAGCAGGCCAAGAAAAGCGCCCCCTGCATAATTTTCGTGGACGAGATAGACGCGGTGGGCCGTCATCGCGGCGCGGGCCTGGGTGGCGGGCACGATGAACGTGAACAGACATTAAACCAGCTCCTGGTGGAGATGGACGGCTTTGAGGGCAACGAGGGGGCCATAGTGATAGCGGCAACCAACCGGCCCGACGTTTTGGATCCCGCCCTGCTCCGCCCCGGCCGGTTCGACCGGCAGGTGGTGGTGCCCCGGCCCGATGTTGGCGGACGGGAAGCCATTTTAAAAGTCCATGTGTCCAAGATACCCATGGACAACGATGTGGATGTAAAGGTCCTGGCCAGGGGCACGCCTGGTTTCACAGGGGCGGACCTGCAGAACCTCTGTAACGAGGCGGCGCTGTTGGCCGCGCGGGTGGACGCCGACAAGGTGAGCATGCGCCATTTTGAGACCGCCAAAGACAAGGTGATGATGGGGGCCGAACGGCGCTCCATGATCATCAGCGAAAAAGAGAAGAAGAACACCGCCGTGCATGAGGCCGGTCATGCCCTGGTGGCCTTGATGCTGCCCGGCACCGACCCCATCCATAAGGTAAGCATCATACCCAGGGGCCGAGCCCTGGGCGTCACCCAGCAGTTGCCGGTGGACGAGAAACACACCCACCCCAGGAATTACCTGACCAGCAGGCTGGCGATACTCATGGGCGGAAGGGCCGCCGAGGAGACGGTTTTAGACCAGTTCACCACGGGAGCCTCCAACGATATCGAGCAGGCCACGAACCTTGCCCGCAAGATGGTGTGCGAATGGGGCATGAGCGAAAAGCTGGGGCCTGTGGCCTTCGGACAGCGGGAGGAGCAGATTTTCCTGGGCCGGGAAATAGCCCAACACCGGGATTTCAGCGAACACACCGCCATTGAGATAGACGACGAGGTGCGGGGTTTCGTTACCCACGCTTATGAGATAGCGAAAGGATTGTTGATCGAGCACCGGGACATCCTCAACACCATCACCGACGCGCTGTTGGAGGTGGAAGTGGTGGATGGAGCGGAGATAGCGGAGATGGTGCGCAAAGGGCTGGCGGCCAAAGGCATAGAGATGCCAGCCCCGCAACAGCCATCCGGCGGAGACGGCAGGCCCAGGCATGTGGTGGCCACGGCCCCGGCGGACGTGGCTCCGGCGGCTCCACCAGCGTAG
- a CDS encoding LapA family protein, giving the protein MAVKLVLGLMVIFLFVLFAAQNQQSVGVTFFFGYQYTAPMWLMAALCFGLGAAISVVAGAVAIISEKSRNFRLSRRVAKLEEELSGLKSRPISDDPALYMGGGKPSRPANSSFDNRY; this is encoded by the coding sequence ATGGCCGTAAAGCTTGTGCTTGGGTTGATGGTGATTTTCCTTTTTGTGCTTTTCGCCGCCCAGAACCAGCAAAGCGTTGGGGTGACCTTCTTTTTCGGTTACCAGTACACGGCCCCCATGTGGCTGATGGCCGCGTTGTGTTTCGGCCTGGGCGCGGCTATTTCGGTGGTGGCCGGGGCGGTGGCCATCATAAGTGAGAAAAGCAGGAATTTCCGTTTGTCCCGGCGGGTGGCCAAGCTGGAGGAAGAGCTTTCCGGCTTGAAAAGCAGACCTATAAGCGACGACCCGGCGCTTTACATGGGCGGCGGCAAACCCTCCCGGCCGGCCAATTCCTCTTTTGACAACCGGTATTGA
- the folD gene encoding bifunctional methylenetetrahydrofolate dehydrogenase/methenyltetrahydrofolate cyclohydrolase FolD → MAVIIDGKAVAASIRVEIRKEAERIKADRGEELGLAVVLVGDNPASHVYVRLKEKACQEAGIVSYKHEPHKDIAMDDLLGLIDRLNADPKVNGILVQLPLPSHLDESRVLDRIHPDKDVDGFHPMNVGLLSQKLAKLMPCTPAGCVELLDRYQIPIEGAHCVVVGRSNIVGKPLAMMLLHRNATVTVCHSRTKDLAAVTSQADILLAAIGKPKMITANMVKEGAVVIDVGTNKVDNQIVGDVDFAGVSGKASHITPVPGGVGPMTIAMLLENTLTAYKIQRGLLV, encoded by the coding sequence ATGGCGGTAATTATAGACGGCAAGGCGGTGGCCGCCTCTATCAGGGTGGAGATCAGGAAAGAAGCGGAGCGGATAAAGGCGGACCGGGGCGAGGAACTGGGCCTGGCCGTGGTGCTGGTGGGGGACAATCCCGCTTCCCACGTTTATGTCCGCCTCAAGGAAAAAGCCTGCCAGGAGGCGGGTATCGTATCGTACAAGCATGAGCCGCATAAAGACATCGCCATGGACGATCTGCTGGGTCTCATAGACAGGCTCAACGCCGACCCGAAAGTGAACGGTATTTTAGTGCAGTTGCCTCTTCCGTCCCATCTGGACGAGAGCCGCGTGCTGGACAGGATACATCCGGACAAGGACGTGGACGGGTTCCATCCCATGAACGTGGGGCTTCTTTCGCAAAAGCTGGCCAAGCTTATGCCCTGCACGCCCGCCGGGTGCGTTGAGCTTCTGGACCGCTACCAGATACCCATAGAAGGCGCCCACTGCGTGGTTGTGGGCCGCTCCAACATAGTGGGTAAGCCGCTGGCCATGATGCTTCTGCACCGCAACGCCACTGTAACCGTGTGCCATTCGCGCACGAAAGACCTGGCCGCAGTCACCTCCCAGGCCGACATTCTGCTGGCCGCCATAGGCAAACCGAAAATGATAACCGCCAACATGGTGAAAGAGGGCGCGGTGGTGATAGACGTGGGCACCAACAAGGTGGACAACCAGATTGTCGGCGATGTGGATTTTGCTGGCGTCTCCGGGAAGGCGAGCCACATAACCCCCGTCCCCGGCGGCGTGGGGCCCATGACCATAGCCATGTTGCTGGAAAACACCCTCACCGCGTACAAGATCCAGCGCGGCCTGCTGGTTTAA
- a CDS encoding exodeoxyribonuclease VII large subunit, with amino-acid sequence MPLLDDEEGGRQVYTVAELTSELKDVIEGGFSSVWVEGEISNFKLYPSGHAYFTLKDEEAQVRAVMWKGLRNLLKFEPQDGDHVVCRGRLTVYEKRGEYQLSVEAMEPKGIGALQAAFEKLKEKLAAEGLFDLARKKPLPYIPWTVGIVTSPSGAVLRDMVRTINRRFPGLRIVFKPVAVQGEGAAQQIAAGIAEMNEYAKVDVIIAGRGGGSLEDLWAFNEEVVARAIAASRIPVVSAVGHETDFTIADFVADVRASTPTAAAEIIAPARVDVEEGVEEYVRRMSMELRDRMERGAMTVDDMGARLARAGRQTAGKLKDNLTAALRHLRALSPSAQLAHRRERVFNLDRRLVYGLTRVKEKKSAENESFMVRLASASPRMRVESLRETLGRQEDRLDEKLGAFMKSARNRFSMAAGKLDAVSPLKVLGRGYSIVTSPDGRKIIKSAASVKPGDGVKIRFADGETQAVIKRGGAPKQENLF; translated from the coding sequence ATGCCCCTCCTGGACGATGAAGAGGGCGGCAGGCAGGTTTATACTGTCGCCGAGCTGACATCTGAACTGAAAGATGTCATTGAGGGTGGGTTCTCCAGCGTCTGGGTGGAGGGTGAAATATCCAACTTCAAGTTATACCCGTCCGGCCACGCCTATTTCACCCTCAAGGACGAAGAGGCCCAGGTGCGGGCCGTCATGTGGAAAGGCCTGCGTAACCTACTCAAGTTCGAACCGCAGGATGGCGACCATGTGGTGTGCCGGGGCCGCCTTACGGTTTACGAGAAACGGGGAGAGTACCAGCTTTCCGTGGAGGCCATGGAGCCCAAAGGGATCGGGGCGCTCCAGGCCGCTTTCGAGAAGCTGAAGGAGAAGCTGGCCGCTGAAGGGTTGTTCGACCTTGCCCGCAAAAAACCCCTGCCATACATCCCGTGGACCGTGGGGATTGTCACATCCCCCTCCGGCGCCGTCTTGCGCGACATGGTGCGGACCATCAACCGCCGGTTTCCGGGGTTGCGGATAGTGTTCAAGCCTGTGGCGGTGCAGGGGGAAGGCGCGGCCCAGCAGATAGCCGCCGGGATAGCCGAGATGAACGAATACGCGAAGGTGGACGTTATCATCGCGGGGCGCGGGGGCGGCTCGCTGGAAGACCTCTGGGCGTTCAACGAAGAGGTGGTGGCCCGGGCCATAGCGGCGTCCCGCATTCCGGTGGTTTCCGCCGTGGGGCATGAAACCGATTTCACCATAGCCGATTTCGTGGCGGACGTGCGCGCCTCCACCCCCACGGCGGCGGCGGAGATAATCGCCCCGGCCCGGGTTGACGTGGAAGAGGGGGTGGAAGAGTATGTCCGGCGAATGAGTATGGAGCTACGTGACAGGATGGAACGGGGCGCCATGACGGTGGACGACATGGGCGCAAGACTCGCCCGGGCCGGAAGGCAAACGGCCGGAAAGCTCAAAGACAACCTGACGGCGGCTTTGCGGCATCTTCGGGCGTTAAGCCCCAGCGCCCAGCTTGCCCACCGGCGTGAAAGGGTTTTCAATCTGGACCGGCGGCTGGTTTACGGCCTTACCAGGGTTAAAGAGAAAAAGAGCGCCGAAAACGAGAGTTTCATGGTCCGTCTGGCTTCCGCCAGCCCCAGGATGAGGGTTGAAAGCCTTCGGGAAACCCTGGGCAGGCAGGAGGACAGGCTGGACGAAAAACTGGGCGCGTTCATGAAATCGGCCCGCAACAGGTTCTCGATGGCCGCCGGGAAGCTGGACGCGGTGAGCCCCCTAAAGGTGCTGGGCAGGGGGTACAGCATTGTCACCTCGCCCGACGGACGGAAGATAATAAAAAGCGCCGCCTCGGTGAAACCCGGCGATGGCGTGAAAATCCGCTTCGCCGATGGCGAAACCCAGGCGGTAATCAAGAGGGGGGGGGCGCCGAAACAGGAGAATTTGTTTTAA
- a CDS encoding potassium transporter encodes MNRFFDLSPQRVALFSYFFLIAAGTALLSLPACVTRPITLMDAFFTSTSAVAVTGLIVLDTPKDFTPFGQGVILALIQMGGLGYMTISTFLLITLRRKMGHKDRLVLAESLNYPGLHGLTRFLIKVVAFVALAEILGAVALTLAFATRQRLPEAILSGVFHSISAFNNAGFSTYSDNLMSFRGDPAINIIISLLIILGGIGYYVVDDIHMVSTGAATRLAAHTKIALASTLFLIVAGALGVLILEYGHVKGLWGLPLWERAWASFFTSVSARTAGFNTIDFSALSESTLFFVMILMFIGASPGGTGGGIKTVTAAVIALHVYNFVRGRREVVVFKRSVREEAMRRAMVILTLSFGITTAFALVLSRLESVPVGVALFEVISAFSTVGLSVGDGGVLSLSAKFSDIGKLMIILSMIIGRVGVLSFAIAMLGKSRESNLKHPEATLLL; translated from the coding sequence ATGAACAGGTTCTTTGACCTTTCGCCCCAGCGGGTGGCTTTGTTCAGCTATTTCTTCCTGATAGCCGCCGGTACGGCCTTGCTGAGCCTGCCCGCTTGCGTCACCAGGCCTATCACCCTGATGGACGCCTTTTTCACCTCCACTTCCGCGGTGGCCGTTACGGGGCTTATAGTTCTGGACACACCAAAGGATTTCACTCCTTTCGGCCAGGGGGTGATTCTTGCCCTTATCCAGATGGGCGGGCTGGGTTACATGACCATCTCAACTTTTCTACTTATCACGCTCCGGCGGAAAATGGGGCATAAGGACAGGCTTGTGCTGGCGGAGTCGCTGAACTATCCGGGCCTTCATGGGCTCACCCGTTTCCTTATAAAAGTGGTGGCGTTCGTGGCGCTGGCCGAAATTCTGGGCGCGGTGGCCCTCACCCTGGCCTTCGCCACAAGGCAAAGACTGCCGGAGGCCATTCTAAGCGGGGTGTTCCATTCCATTTCGGCGTTCAACAACGCCGGATTCTCCACTTATTCCGACAACCTCATGTCGTTCCGGGGTGACCCCGCCATAAACATCATCATCAGCCTGCTTATCATCCTGGGTGGTATCGGTTATTACGTGGTGGACGATATCCACATGGTTTCCACCGGAGCCGCCACCCGGCTGGCGGCGCATACGAAGATAGCCCTGGCCTCCACCCTCTTTTTGATAGTCGCCGGGGCGCTGGGGGTATTAATTCTGGAATACGGACATGTGAAAGGATTATGGGGCTTGCCGCTGTGGGAGAGGGCCTGGGCTTCCTTTTTCACCAGTGTAAGCGCCAGGACGGCGGGGTTTAACACCATTGATTTCAGCGCGCTATCGGAATCCACCCTCTTTTTCGTGATGATCCTCATGTTCATCGGCGCTTCCCCCGGCGGCACCGGCGGCGGCATAAAGACCGTCACCGCCGCCGTTATCGCGTTGCATGTATATAACTTCGTTCGGGGTCGCAGGGAAGTGGTGGTTTTCAAGCGTTCCGTGCGTGAAGAGGCCATGCGGCGCGCCATGGTAATTCTCACCCTGTCTTTCGGGATAACCACCGCTTTCGCCCTGGTGTTGAGCAGGCTGGAGAGCGTACCGGTAGGTGTGGCGCTGTTCGAAGTCATCTCCGCGTTCTCCACGGTGGGTTTGTCGGTGGGGGACGGGGGCGTGTTAAGCCTTTCCGCCAAATTCTCGGATATCGGAAAGCTTATGATAATACTCAGCATGATAATCGGCAGGGTGGGGGTGCTTTCCTTCGCCATTGCCATGCTGGGCAAGAGCCGGGAGAGCAATTTAAAACATCCGGAGGCTACGCTTCTATTATGA
- a CDS encoding TrkA family potassium uptake protein, which yields MKNRTFGVIGLGRFGYHMAKTLAEGGAEVIAVDNDEGVVREVGEFVTEAYALDATDEKALKESGIIEADTVIVSIGEKVDASFLVVALLLGLGVKDIIAKGINPLHGKALLKMGVRKVVFPEMDSAVRAAHSLLVTGLSNEIIFAPGHSIYEIEAPAAMKGRTLADLDLRARFNLNVLLIKHKDGGVKSPGPGDMIQDGDSLLAMGDPKSLLKMEDDL from the coding sequence ATGAAAAACAGGACATTCGGCGTCATCGGGTTGGGAAGGTTCGGGTACCACATGGCTAAAACGCTGGCCGAAGGGGGCGCCGAGGTGATAGCGGTGGACAACGACGAGGGCGTGGTCCGCGAAGTGGGGGAGTTTGTGACCGAGGCCTACGCCCTGGACGCCACCGATGAAAAGGCGCTCAAAGAGAGCGGCATAATAGAGGCGGACACGGTGATAGTGAGCATCGGCGAGAAGGTGGACGCCAGTTTCCTTGTGGTGGCCCTTCTTTTAGGCCTGGGCGTCAAAGACATCATAGCCAAGGGGATAAACCCGCTCCACGGCAAGGCTCTTCTGAAAATGGGGGTGCGGAAGGTGGTTTTCCCGGAGATGGACTCCGCCGTGCGCGCCGCCCACTCGCTTCTGGTGACCGGCCTTTCCAACGAGATTATTTTCGCCCCCGGACACAGTATTTACGAGATAGAGGCCCCCGCCGCCATGAAAGGGCGCACGCTTGCGGATCTGGACCTGCGGGCAAGGTTCAACCTGAACGTACTGCTGATAAAACACAAGGACGGGGGCGTAAAAAGCCCAGGCCCCGGCGACATGATCCAGGATGGCGACAGCCTGCTGGCCATGGGGGATCCAAAGAGCCTGTTAAAGATGGAGGATGATCTTTAA
- a CDS encoding 4-hydroxy-tetrahydrodipicolinate synthase, with protein sequence MLSGSYVAIVTPFNNGAVDEATLKALVGWHVEQGTSGIVAVGTTGESPTLSHEEHHRVVEICVEAAGGRIPVMAGTGSNSTTEAIDLTRHAKKSGANSVLIVNPYYNKPTQEGIYRHYMAIADAVEIPQVIYNIPGRTGGKVDVSTMARLAPHKNIVGIKDAVGDLNYTSDLIARLGPEFAVFSGDDALTIPMMSVGARGVISVAANVAPARVAQMVAAMLEGDMERARAAHFEMWDLMNAMFYETNPIPVKTALAMMGRIKDEFRLPLCQMGQANRERLKAALIKAGLVAEDAGRA encoded by the coding sequence ATGTTATCGGGTTCTTATGTGGCCATAGTCACCCCGTTCAATAACGGCGCTGTGGACGAGGCCACCCTCAAGGCGCTGGTGGGCTGGCATGTGGAGCAGGGAACCAGCGGGATAGTGGCGGTGGGCACCACCGGCGAATCCCCCACCTTGTCCCATGAGGAACACCACAGGGTGGTGGAAATCTGCGTGGAAGCCGCTGGCGGGAGAATACCGGTGATGGCTGGAACCGGCTCCAATTCCACCACCGAGGCGATAGACCTTACCCGGCACGCCAAAAAGTCGGGCGCAAATTCCGTGTTGATCGTGAACCCCTATTACAACAAGCCGACCCAGGAGGGGATATACCGCCACTACATGGCCATAGCCGATGCGGTGGAAATCCCCCAAGTGATATACAACATACCCGGCAGGACCGGCGGCAAGGTGGATGTGTCCACCATGGCCAGGCTGGCGCCGCACAAGAACATCGTGGGCATAAAGGACGCGGTGGGGGATTTGAACTACACTTCAGACCTGATAGCCCGGCTGGGGCCGGAGTTTGCGGTATTCTCCGGCGATGACGCGCTGACGATTCCCATGATGTCTGTGGGGGCCAGGGGTGTGATATCCGTAGCGGCCAACGTGGCTCCGGCCAGGGTGGCGCAGATGGTGGCCGCCATGCTGGAAGGGGATATGGAGAGGGCCCGGGCGGCGCATTTTGAGATGTGGGACTTGATGAACGCCATGTTCTACGAGACAAACCCCATACCCGTTAAAACGGCGCTGGCCATGATGGGCAGGATAAAAGACGAGTTCCGCCTGCCCTTGTGCCAGATGGGCCAGGCCAACCGGGAGCGGTTAAAGGCCGCCCTGATAAAAGCCGGGCTTGTGGCCGAGGACGCGGGCCGGGCCTGA
- a CDS encoding 4-hydroxy-tetrahydrodipicolinate reductase, with translation MIKAIVIGCAGRMGRRIVNVIEEAGGITVYGGTEQKNSPFAGHDIGAVAGLSDKGIKISADLSSIIGGCDVIIDFSVPAASLDHFLMAQEAGKAIVIGTTGFTEEHWKTFDSMAKSVRAVIAPNMSVGVNVLFKLVRDAARIMGQTYDMEIVEMHHNQKMDSPSGTAAKLAEIAAEAVGRDIKKVGVYGREGIVGKRKPEEIGVMALRGGDVVGEHTVMFAGTGERVELTHMAWSRDNFAMGATRAAKWIVGQPNGIYDMQAVLGLNR, from the coding sequence ATGATTAAAGCAATAGTTATCGGATGCGCGGGCCGGATGGGCCGCCGCATTGTGAACGTGATAGAGGAAGCCGGGGGGATTACCGTGTACGGCGGCACGGAGCAGAAGAACAGCCCCTTTGCCGGGCATGATATTGGCGCCGTGGCGGGGCTTTCGGACAAGGGTATAAAAATATCCGCGGACCTCTCCTCCATAATAGGCGGGTGCGACGTGATAATAGACTTTTCGGTTCCCGCCGCCTCGCTGGATCATTTCCTTATGGCGCAGGAAGCGGGCAAGGCCATTGTTATAGGCACCACCGGATTCACCGAGGAGCATTGGAAAACCTTCGACTCCATGGCCAAAAGCGTAAGGGCCGTCATAGCCCCCAACATGAGCGTTGGCGTGAACGTGCTGTTCAAACTGGTGCGCGACGCCGCCCGCATCATGGGGCAAACCTACGACATGGAGATAGTGGAGATGCACCATAACCAGAAGATGGACTCTCCTTCCGGCACCGCCGCCAAACTGGCGGAGATAGCCGCCGAGGCCGTGGGGCGCGACATAAAAAAGGTGGGCGTTTACGGCCGCGAGGGGATAGTGGGCAAGCGCAAGCCCGAGGAGATAGGCGTTATGGCCCTGCGGGGCGGAGACGTGGTGGGGGAACACACAGTGATGTTCGCCGGGACCGGCGAACGGGTGGAGCTTACCCACATGGCCTGGAGCCGGGACAATTTCGCCATGGGCGCCACGCGCGCGGCCAAATGGATTGTTGGCCAGCCCAACGGTATTTACGACATGCAGGCGGTGCTGGGCCTTAACAGGTAA